ATGACTGGGGTGTGGCCACCCTGGAAAGAGCCATTGAAGGTCTTAAATGCGAAACGGCGGTGCACATTTGCTATGGCTATGGCATCAAGGCCAATACGGACTGGAAAAAGACCCTGGGCTCAGAGTGGCGGCAATATGAAGAGGCGTTCCCCAAGCTGCAGAAATCCAGTATCGATATCGTCTCGCTGGAATGTCACAACTCTCATGTCCCAATGGATCTCATTGAACTCATCAGAGGCAAGAAGGTGATGGTCGGGGCCATTGATGTGGCCTCCAACACCATTGAAACACCCGAGGAAGTGGCCGACACCCTGCGCAAGGCATTGCAGTTCGTGGATGCCGACAAACTCTATCCCTGCACCAACTGTGGCATGGCGCCCTTATCCCGTGGCGTGGCAAGGGGCAAGCTGAAGGCTTTGAGTGCCGGCGCAGAAATCATCCGAAGAGAACTCTCGAACCTGCGCTGAGCTAAAGCCGCAAGTGGTGTGCCAGAGGGGTGAAGCGGTGGATTGTAAAGCCGCCGCTTCACCCCTCTGCGCGCTGTCGGACAGTACCCAATATTCAGGACCCGCCATGTCACTTCCCAGTACGGCTATCGAGCCAATGCGCTTTCGCGAAGCGCTCGGGCACTACGCATCCGGCATCACGGTGATTACCTCGCAGGTTGATGGCGAGCCGCTCGGCTTCACGTGCCAGTCGTTCTATAGCGTGTCGATGAGCCCGCCGCTGGTGTCATTCAGCGTCATGTCCAGCTCGGCCAGCTACCCCAAGATTCGTCAGGCGGGCCGCTTCATGGTCAATATCCTCTCAGGCGAGCAGGTCAGGATTTCCAACCAGTTCGCAAGCAAAGGCACGGACAAGTGGCAGGGAGTTCAATGGCAGGAATCGCCGCTGGGCAACCCGATCATTGCCGGCAGCCTGCACTGGCTCGATTGTGAAATTCATGCCGAACACGTCGCCGGTGACCACCTGATCGTGATCGGTGAAGTCAAGGCGCTGAACCTGCAGCAAGCGGCGGCTGCGCAGCCATTGCTGTATTTCAAAGGTCAATATTGCAACCTCGCGGCCCCGGGCGCAGTGTGAACCCTGGCCGGCACTCCTTCGCTGAGGGCCTGTTTCAGACAGCAAGGTTGCTTGTGAATCGCAGGGACGCTGGCGCCCCGCCTGCGCTCACTCTTGTACCGGAATCTGCCGCAACGGCTTGACCGACTTGAAGGAAAAGCTCGAATAGATCTCCTTCACCGCCGGCAGGGTCTGCAACACTTCACGGGCGAATTCGCCGAAGGATTCCAGGTCCTTGGCCAGTACTTCGAGGAGAAAGTCGTAGCGCCCGGAGACGTTGTGGCAGGCGATGATTTCCGGGATCTCCAGCAGCCTCTGCTCGAAGGCCCGGGCGGTGTCCTGGGAGTGGGATTCCATCATCACGCTGACAAAGGCGGTGACCCCATAGCCCAGCGCCTTGGGCGAGAGGATCGCCTGGTAACCGGTAATCACCCCGCTCTCTTCGAGAATCTTCACCCGGCGCCAGCACGGCGAGGTGGTCAAGGCGACGCTGTCCGCCAGCTCGGCATTGGTCAGCCGGGCGTTGTCTTGCAGGGCGATCAGCAGGGCTTTGTCGATACGGTCCAGATCGAGGGGCATGTCTTACCTTTTTATCTTATTTTTATGGTTATTTATTCCAATTATTCGGTTCTAAAGGGCCGATATTGGAAATTATTGCGCCGGATTTGAGCATAGCATTAGAGTAAATCCGGGAGCGTTCACCATGAACAATAAAAACAGTGACCTTGGTTTTTCCACCCGTGCCATCCATCACGGCTACAACCCCCAGGAGCATCAGGGCGCGCTGATCCCGCCGATCTACCTGACCTCCACCTTCACCTTCGCCACCGCCGAATATGGCGCCGGCTGTTTTGCCGGTGAAGAACCCGGCTACTTCTATACCCGCATCGGCAACCCGACCCTGGCGTTGCTGGAAGCGCGCATGGCCGCCCTGGAAAACGGCGAAGCGGCCGTGGCGTTCGGCTCCGGCATGGGGGCGATTGCCGCGACCTTGTGGACCCTGCTGCGCCCGGGCGACGAGGTCATCGTCGGCCAGACTTTGTACGGTTGCACCTTTGCCCTGCTACACCACGGCCTTGGCGAATTCGGCGTCAAGGTACGCCATGTCGACCTGACCGACCTGGGCGAGCTACGGGCGGCCATCGGCCCGGCCACGCGGATGATCTATTTCGAAACCCCGGCCAACCCCAACATGCAACTGGTGGACATCGCCGCCGTGGCCCAGGTGGCCCGCCAGCATCCCGGCCTGCTCGTGGCGGTGGACAACACCTACTGCACACCTTACCTGCAGCGCCCGCTGGAACTGGGCGCCGACCTGGTGCTGCACTCGGCCACCAAGTACCTCAGCGGCCATGGCGACATCACCGCCGGCATCGTGGTCACCGGCCAGGCCCTGGCCGAACGCATCCGCCTGCAGGGCCTGAAGGACCTGACCGGCGCGGTGCTCTCGCCCCAGGACGCTTTTCTCCTGATGCGCGGCCTCAAGACCCTGGCCCTGCGCATGGATCGCCATTGCGCCAACGCCCAGGCCGTCGCCCAGTTCCTCCAGGACCACCCCGCCGTGGCCTGGGTCGCCTACCCGGGGCTGGCATCCTTTGCCCAACACGCCCTGGCCGCAAGACAGATGAAGCTGCCCGGCGGCATGATCGCCTTCGAACTCAAGGGCGGGCTGGCCAGCGGGCGACGCTTCATGAACGCCCTGGGGCTGTTCAGCCGCGCGGTCAGCCTGGGGGATGCCGAATCCCTGGCCCAGCACCCGGCGAGCATGACCCATTCCACCTACACCCAGGAGGAACGGGCCGAACACGGCATCGCCGAGGGCCTGGTACGGCTGTCGGTGGGGCTGGAAGACATCGCCGACCTGCTGGCCGACATCGCCCAGGCCCTGGACGCCAGCGCCGAACCCGCGCGCCCCACCCTGGAGGCCGTGGGCCGGATCGGCAAGGCCCTGCCTTGAGCAGGATCAGCACATCTGGCGGCAAAGCCGACTACAACACCCTGCCGGCGCCCGGGCGCCGGCAGTCCAGGCAACACCCGCAACACCCGCAACACCCTTAGAACCGTAACCCACAGGAGTGGAACAACCCATGAGTCGTATCAATAACAAAGCCACCCAACTGCTCAGCGCCATGATCCTTGCCGGCCTGGCCTGCCATTCCATGGCAGCCGACAGCATCCGGATCGGCATCGCCGGGGCCAAGACCGGCCCGGTGGCGCAATACGGTGACATGCAGTTCAGCGGCGCGCGCATGGCCATCGAGCAGATCAACGCCAAGGGTGGCGTCGACGGCAAGCAACTGGTGGCCGTGGAATACGACGATGCCTGCGACCCCAAGCAAGCGGTCGCCGTGGCCAACAAGGTGGTCAACGACGGCGTCAAGTTCGTGGTCGGACACCTGTGCTCCAGCTCCACCCAGCCCGCGTCGGACATCTACGAAGACGAAGGCATCGTGATGATCACCCCGGCCGCCACCAGCCCAGAGCTGACCGCCCGTGGCTACAAGATGGTGTTCCGCACCATCGGCCTGGACAACGCCCAGGGCCCGGCGGCGGCACGCTACATCGCCCAGCTCAAGCCGACCAATGTGGCGGTGCTGCACGACAAGCAACAGTACGGCGAAGGCATTGCCAGCTCGGTCAAGGACATCCTCGGCAAGGAAGGCATCAAGGTGGCGATGTTCGAAGGCATCAACGTCGGCGAACGCGACTACTCCTCGATCCTGGCCAAGCTCAAGCAGGCCAATGTGGATTTCGTCTACTTCGGCGGCTACCACCCGGAAATGGGCCTGCTGTTGCGCCAGGCCAAGGAAAAGGGCCTGACCGCACGCTTCATGGGGCCTGAAGGCGTGGGCAACGACTCGATCTCGCAGATCGCCAAGGACGCTTCCGAAGGCATGCTGGTGACCCTGCCCAAGTCCTTCGACCAGGACCCGGCCAACAAGGCCCTGGTGGAGGCCTTCGAAGCCAAGAAGGAAAACCCCAGCGGCCCGTTCGTGCTGCCGTCCTACTCGGCCGTGGAAGTGATTGCCGGAGGCATCGCCGCAGCCAAGAGCGAAGACCCGGAAAAAGTCGCCGAGGCGATCCACAAGGGCACCTTCAAGACCCCTACCGGCGACCTGAGCTTCGACGAGAAAGGCGATCTCAAGGACTTCAAGTTCGTGGTCTATGAGTGGCACTACGGCAAGCCGAAAAGCGTAGCGGCGGAAAACGCCGGGCTCTAAGCCGGGCACCGGGTGCCGCCTGCCAGGGCAGCGGCGCCCTACCCGTTTCAGGTGCAAGGCCTGAAAGAAGCTCTGCCCAACGCTTGAACAACGCCTTTCAAGCCAGACTTAAAGCACTAATTCCCGAGTATTCTAGTTGGGAACAACTTAAAGAACAGGTAACAACAAGGACCGCTTCGGGTAACACTTTCCAAAGCCTCTGCTTATACTCCAGAACCCTCCCCGTGGAAGCGGCCCATGCTTCCCGCCCAGGAAGATCGTTAGCCTGCCTTGTTTTCTTCTGAACTTTTGACTGCCGTCTTCCGCTCAACTAGAGATCGTGATGAAAGGGCCTGAAAAGCCCGAACTAGAGGACTTTCGCGAGCAGCGCAATAACCCCCGCCCACCCGCCGCAAGCCAGCATTCGATATGCCTCAAGGCCTGTATCTTTAGTGCCAAGCCGCTAGGCATGAGGCTTACCGCGCTGCGCTTATGCAGCAACTAAAACGTTAAAGCACAAGACTGTGACGCGCATCGAATGTTACCGATCAAGATGAACTTAATGTTACCGACCAAGTAAAAAAAGATAAGCCGCAAACCCACTAACACCGGGAAGTAGTTCCTCTTTTTTCATGGATAGAAATACTGTTTGCTAACTAAATTCGATTTTGTATATCGTGCGCAACATCAAATTGCCAGCTGCGGAAAGTACTTCTGCCAGGCCTT
The DNA window shown above is from Pseudomonas protegens CHA0 and carries:
- a CDS encoding flavin reductase family protein — protein: MSLPSTAIEPMRFREALGHYASGITVITSQVDGEPLGFTCQSFYSVSMSPPLVSFSVMSSSASYPKIRQAGRFMVNILSGEQVRISNQFASKGTDKWQGVQWQESPLGNPIIAGSLHWLDCEIHAEHVAGDHLIVIGEVKALNLQQAAAAQPLLYFKGQYCNLAAPGAV
- a CDS encoding Lrp/AsnC family transcriptional regulator, which encodes MPLDLDRIDKALLIALQDNARLTNAELADSVALTTSPCWRRVKILEESGVITGYQAILSPKALGYGVTAFVSVMMESHSQDTARAFEQRLLEIPEIIACHNVSGRYDFLLEVLAKDLESFGEFAREVLQTLPAVKEIYSSFSFKSVKPLRQIPVQE
- a CDS encoding methionine gamma-lyase — its product is MNNKNSDLGFSTRAIHHGYNPQEHQGALIPPIYLTSTFTFATAEYGAGCFAGEEPGYFYTRIGNPTLALLEARMAALENGEAAVAFGSGMGAIAATLWTLLRPGDEVIVGQTLYGCTFALLHHGLGEFGVKVRHVDLTDLGELRAAIGPATRMIYFETPANPNMQLVDIAAVAQVARQHPGLLVAVDNTYCTPYLQRPLELGADLVLHSATKYLSGHGDITAGIVVTGQALAERIRLQGLKDLTGAVLSPQDAFLLMRGLKTLALRMDRHCANAQAVAQFLQDHPAVAWVAYPGLASFAQHALAARQMKLPGGMIAFELKGGLASGRRFMNALGLFSRAVSLGDAESLAQHPASMTHSTYTQEERAEHGIAEGLVRLSVGLEDIADLLADIAQALDASAEPARPTLEAVGRIGKALP
- a CDS encoding branched-chain amino acid ABC transporter substrate-binding protein, which gives rise to MSRINNKATQLLSAMILAGLACHSMAADSIRIGIAGAKTGPVAQYGDMQFSGARMAIEQINAKGGVDGKQLVAVEYDDACDPKQAVAVANKVVNDGVKFVVGHLCSSSTQPASDIYEDEGIVMITPAATSPELTARGYKMVFRTIGLDNAQGPAAARYIAQLKPTNVAVLHDKQQYGEGIASSVKDILGKEGIKVAMFEGINVGERDYSSILAKLKQANVDFVYFGGYHPEMGLLLRQAKEKGLTARFMGPEGVGNDSISQIAKDASEGMLVTLPKSFDQDPANKALVEAFEAKKENPSGPFVLPSYSAVEVIAGGIAAAKSEDPEKVAEAIHKGTFKTPTGDLSFDEKGDLKDFKFVVYEWHYGKPKSVAAENAGL